Proteins from a single region of Haloterrigena alkaliphila:
- a CDS encoding DEAD/DEAH box helicase, which translates to MDFDPLELANSMRESYAEHYAGSQPQRAVKNLVSRYHDGSGESLEEDLPEFIRTKGPFLQVLDLPRMSDTSWETFASNQGLHDDVTETFSEAGFRSLYEFQESAVESVLEDHHTLLTASTGRGKTEGWLIPILQFITEAKAGQHGDHPPDSVKCVLTYPTKALAQDQLKRLIDYLFTLNRDRSLDEQVTVGIYDGDTKRRDPDELAYLQTTFQYFDCPCDECDSSLTVRQRDDDSFVVEPMVEHEDDLTFDFIKVTRDAIVESPADILLTNPDTINYRLFNVNGDEEQQRFVAEPKYFVFDEIHEYSELFGSFTSTLMRRYIRERQELNGYESEADDDLTIVGASATVENKRTVFQRINPFVDPDIEVVEEDERTLDAPFPVDIPDEFVSAEMSEEELRAGDTDAARQALDAAAVKDGSEDVDDALYEHLVEDEGGPLEFVRGIYAALRETPLRPVGLRGRLIDEAGLSESQAETVVANFMTIGEVSGILERRAHLFSWPLDGYYTCINCGTVYDTPQSSCTECGHHFVTKLSLCNECGEESLESWFCPNCERLAPHTVTSEEGRFEYFQRRECQCETIDGETPEMVRVYWRPYYECTDCGERQKIDHQHDCPDCDASMVLDDSMEKHVCTNPDCDGELTVEEAREPECHSCRSTALEPLADEDVQYCTECGEVYEDPEGQECTTDDCDGELTPKRFLGWTCSDPGCDEVYFGNPPASCSCNKRKLVRSALFDINMVDECQSCGHEFLPNGPHNCNCDDPEISRRAKGYGNFRMVDDNGRIREASNFSGGLPCYHEDRRETYAKNRRYDSMLRGPANAAVTSGRYLLRSLADRDDPSTFGESKMLSFADSQSDMKELERNFREPEESFFFDQLFVDSVSSEADESGWATLSDVVECGVDDAHQYEGQLVGKDGNAPQMYEHLTGYDQSVDEYLTEELLSRVFEGKYSQRYRSSQLSDEGLVDVRLDAGLDELSEGERELLVEAIGQNHHYEPNLVDEIENGHDHLDSLVDRGILRRVEEEGSRFVMVDEDAVECAVVDNVTPTNYSPSQEEYATSLEVTLGLAPDDVIEFGTTIEDRSEFSHSHYSLTAQQVSTSDPMMLLARAYYGETDRDERRKLEYQFRQGRYPHFLSSGPAMELGVDIGDLNTLLLYGTPPNANSYLQRIGRAGRASGNSLIHSVSQRNPIDYYYHEHPEELIAADPQQVPLNEVNHEVLHQSLSWAVLDWAATTRWVPWRREQSGLEDLIVCGNEPVPRTEPRPNDVMTFTGVLSSTNFQVQSWNDDAPLEALRRLLDENRDEIEQWLEDLLSFSVCSACGRKHAAGYGGECQRNDCDGVVESVLDKHGDLVEGILAGTEDKQSFEETIVDLYRDQQDDIYDDIDELDEEVSDLRREERNTRDRDEKRRLREQREQVERQLDQLNDYLDRLEDMDFGSYLNRESPAAFGLRSVGSSVDYQLVGEDFEHVSDGSRERRIALSELHPGAAYLYDSETYVVTQVYWEPLESARITDDLEDAAICPTCASEYDSDTSNCESCGTRLKPLVTQVPERVIAYQHDLPLSSTPSTQQLQPSTVYQNDTEPQSTYAPVETDAGDSFEATFSRDIVDENGTVHGQFEYGDVTLLASTSKYWATYKDGGADPLPNVFEMCGVDGCNGAIAKTGDSAYCTNNVEHPVDESEAVRPATKFSTKAARIRFDSEELEHGFAHGLRVALQYIGGVSVRQVPESIEDEGTLVYDSDEGGSGITVLLTQDDGEKFERAVELMREAFSPDESKCNCENGCPFCLYQYGCVEQNDPESFAKDELLDLLSHELHLEPRNDE; encoded by the coding sequence ATGGATTTCGACCCACTCGAACTCGCGAACTCGATGCGCGAATCGTACGCTGAACACTACGCCGGCTCCCAACCACAGCGAGCCGTCAAGAACCTCGTCTCGCGGTACCACGACGGGTCTGGCGAGTCACTGGAGGAGGACCTTCCTGAGTTCATCCGGACGAAAGGCCCCTTCCTCCAGGTGCTGGACCTTCCACGGATGAGCGACACCTCTTGGGAGACGTTCGCCAGTAACCAAGGCCTCCACGACGATGTCACCGAAACGTTCTCTGAGGCCGGGTTCCGATCCCTGTATGAATTTCAGGAGTCAGCGGTCGAATCGGTTCTCGAGGACCACCACACGCTCCTGACCGCAAGTACGGGTCGGGGAAAGACCGAGGGATGGCTCATCCCTATCCTTCAGTTCATTACTGAGGCAAAAGCGGGTCAGCACGGCGACCATCCACCAGACAGCGTCAAGTGCGTCCTCACATACCCGACAAAAGCACTCGCACAGGACCAGTTGAAGCGATTGATCGACTACCTCTTCACGCTCAATCGAGATCGATCGTTGGACGAGCAAGTGACCGTTGGTATCTACGACGGTGACACTAAGCGTCGCGACCCCGACGAACTCGCGTACCTCCAGACCACGTTCCAATACTTCGACTGCCCGTGCGACGAGTGTGATTCGTCGCTGACGGTTAGGCAGCGTGACGACGACTCGTTCGTCGTCGAACCGATGGTGGAACACGAGGACGACCTCACGTTCGATTTCATCAAGGTCACTCGTGACGCCATCGTCGAATCGCCAGCGGACATCCTGTTGACGAACCCAGACACGATCAACTACAGGCTCTTCAACGTCAACGGTGACGAGGAACAGCAGCGCTTCGTCGCCGAGCCGAAATACTTCGTGTTCGATGAGATCCACGAGTATTCCGAACTCTTCGGTTCGTTCACGTCGACGCTCATGCGCCGGTATATTCGAGAGCGGCAGGAACTCAACGGGTACGAGAGTGAGGCAGACGACGATCTCACCATCGTCGGTGCGTCGGCGACCGTGGAGAACAAACGGACGGTCTTCCAGCGCATCAATCCGTTCGTCGACCCTGACATCGAAGTTGTCGAAGAAGACGAGCGTACCCTCGACGCACCGTTCCCCGTCGACATCCCCGACGAATTTGTTTCGGCAGAAATGAGCGAAGAGGAGTTACGTGCCGGGGACACCGATGCCGCGAGGCAAGCACTTGACGCAGCTGCCGTAAAGGATGGTAGTGAGGACGTTGATGATGCGCTCTACGAACATTTAGTCGAGGACGAAGGTGGGCCCCTTGAGTTCGTCCGCGGGATCTACGCGGCGCTCCGTGAGACCCCACTTCGGCCAGTCGGTCTTCGGGGCCGCCTGATCGACGAGGCTGGGCTTTCTGAGTCCCAGGCGGAGACAGTCGTAGCGAACTTCATGACTATCGGCGAGGTGTCGGGCATTCTCGAGCGCCGCGCCCACTTGTTCAGCTGGCCGCTCGACGGTTACTACACGTGTATTAACTGTGGGACAGTCTACGACACCCCGCAGTCGTCCTGTACTGAGTGCGGCCACCACTTCGTGACGAAACTCTCGTTGTGTAACGAGTGTGGTGAAGAGTCGCTTGAATCATGGTTCTGTCCAAACTGTGAGCGCCTCGCACCTCATACCGTCACGTCGGAAGAAGGCCGTTTCGAGTATTTCCAACGGAGAGAATGTCAGTGTGAGACCATCGACGGCGAAACACCGGAGATGGTTCGAGTTTACTGGCGACCGTACTACGAGTGTACGGACTGTGGCGAGCGTCAGAAGATTGACCATCAGCATGACTGTCCCGACTGCGACGCCTCGATGGTCCTCGACGATTCGATGGAGAAGCACGTTTGCACCAACCCAGACTGTGACGGCGAACTCACGGTCGAGGAAGCACGGGAACCCGAATGTCATTCCTGCCGTTCCACTGCGTTAGAGCCGCTTGCAGACGAAGATGTTCAGTATTGCACCGAGTGTGGAGAAGTCTATGAAGATCCGGAGGGACAGGAGTGCACTACAGACGACTGTGACGGCGAACTCACGCCCAAACGGTTCCTCGGATGGACGTGCAGCGACCCCGGGTGCGACGAAGTGTATTTCGGTAATCCACCCGCGTCGTGCAGTTGCAATAAACGGAAACTCGTTCGATCCGCGCTGTTCGACATCAACATGGTCGACGAGTGTCAGTCCTGCGGGCACGAGTTCCTTCCTAACGGTCCACACAACTGCAACTGCGACGATCCCGAGATTAGCCGCCGGGCGAAGGGCTACGGGAACTTTCGGATGGTAGACGATAACGGACGAATCAGGGAAGCGAGTAACTTCTCCGGCGGACTGCCGTGTTACCACGAAGATCGGCGAGAAACCTACGCGAAGAACCGGCGATACGACTCGATGCTCCGTGGTCCGGCCAATGCTGCTGTGACGAGCGGGCGCTATTTGTTGCGTTCACTGGCAGATCGTGACGATCCCAGTACCTTCGGAGAATCGAAGATGCTCTCGTTCGCGGACAGCCAGTCCGACATGAAGGAACTCGAGCGGAACTTCCGCGAACCCGAAGAGTCGTTCTTCTTCGACCAGTTGTTCGTAGATAGCGTCAGCTCGGAGGCTGACGAATCGGGTTGGGCAACACTGTCCGACGTCGTGGAGTGCGGAGTAGACGATGCACACCAGTACGAAGGGCAATTAGTCGGTAAGGACGGTAACGCCCCGCAGATGTACGAACATCTGACCGGCTACGACCAGTCGGTCGACGAATACCTGACAGAAGAATTGCTATCTCGCGTCTTTGAAGGTAAGTACAGTCAGCGTTACCGCAGTAGCCAGCTTAGCGACGAGGGGCTGGTCGACGTTCGGCTGGACGCCGGACTTGACGAGCTCAGCGAGGGCGAGCGTGAGTTACTCGTAGAGGCAATCGGTCAGAACCACCATTATGAGCCGAATCTGGTGGACGAGATCGAGAACGGACACGACCATCTCGACTCCCTCGTCGATCGCGGTATTCTACGTCGCGTCGAAGAGGAGGGGAGTCGGTTCGTCATGGTCGACGAAGATGCGGTCGAATGTGCGGTCGTCGACAACGTGACGCCGACGAACTACAGTCCGAGCCAAGAGGAATACGCGACCTCGCTCGAAGTCACTCTAGGGCTCGCACCGGATGATGTCATCGAGTTCGGAACGACGATAGAGGACCGGTCGGAGTTCTCTCACTCCCACTACTCCCTGACTGCTCAACAGGTTTCGACGTCCGACCCGATGATGTTGCTCGCGCGGGCATACTACGGTGAGACCGACCGCGACGAGCGGCGAAAACTGGAGTACCAGTTCCGACAGGGGCGGTATCCACACTTCCTCTCGTCTGGGCCGGCGATGGAGTTAGGTGTCGACATCGGCGACCTCAACACGCTCCTCCTGTACGGGACCCCGCCGAACGCCAACTCGTATCTTCAGCGAATCGGACGTGCGGGTCGGGCTTCGGGCAATTCCCTCATTCACTCGGTCAGCCAGCGGAACCCCATCGATTACTACTACCACGAACACCCAGAGGAACTCATCGCGGCCGACCCCCAGCAGGTTCCGCTCAACGAGGTGAACCACGAAGTGCTCCACCAGTCGCTTTCGTGGGCCGTCCTCGACTGGGCTGCGACGACCCGATGGGTCCCATGGCGCCGCGAACAGAGCGGTCTCGAAGACCTCATCGTCTGTGGCAACGAGCCAGTACCGCGAACGGAGCCCCGACCGAACGACGTGATGACGTTCACCGGGGTGCTTTCGTCCACGAACTTCCAAGTCCAGAGTTGGAACGATGATGCTCCGCTTGAAGCACTTCGGAGGCTCCTCGACGAGAACCGGGACGAAATCGAGCAGTGGTTGGAGGACCTCCTGTCGTTCAGCGTTTGTTCAGCGTGTGGCCGAAAGCACGCCGCTGGCTACGGCGGGGAGTGTCAGCGTAACGACTGTGACGGTGTCGTCGAGTCGGTTCTCGATAAGCATGGGGACCTCGTCGAAGGGATCCTCGCCGGAACCGAGGACAAACAGAGCTTCGAGGAGACTATCGTCGATCTCTATCGCGACCAGCAAGACGACATCTACGACGACATCGATGAACTTGACGAGGAAGTAAGCGATCTACGGCGAGAAGAACGGAATACTCGCGACCGCGACGAAAAGCGCCGCCTACGAGAACAGCGAGAGCAGGTCGAGCGTCAACTCGACCAACTGAACGACTATCTCGACCGACTTGAGGACATGGACTTCGGTAGCTATCTGAACCGGGAGAGTCCTGCTGCGTTCGGATTGCGGTCGGTTGGTAGCTCGGTCGATTACCAACTCGTCGGTGAAGACTTCGAGCACGTCAGCGACGGGTCACGCGAGCGCCGCATCGCTCTCTCTGAACTCCATCCTGGCGCTGCGTATCTCTACGACAGCGAGACCTACGTCGTGACACAGGTGTACTGGGAGCCGCTGGAATCCGCACGCATCACTGACGACCTCGAAGATGCGGCTATTTGTCCGACGTGTGCTTCCGAGTACGATAGCGACACTTCCAACTGCGAGTCGTGCGGGACGCGACTGAAGCCGCTCGTCACTCAGGTCCCGGAAAGAGTGATTGCGTACCAGCACGATCTCCCGCTCAGTTCGACGCCGAGTACCCAGCAACTTCAACCCTCGACGGTCTACCAGAACGATACGGAACCCCAGAGCACGTACGCTCCCGTCGAAACCGATGCCGGCGATTCGTTCGAGGCGACGTTCTCCCGGGACATCGTCGACGAAAACGGGACCGTCCACGGACAGTTCGAGTACGGTGACGTCACGCTACTCGCCTCGACGAGCAAATACTGGGCGACCTACAAGGACGGTGGAGCAGACCCGTTACCGAACGTGTTCGAGATGTGCGGTGTCGACGGATGTAACGGAGCAATCGCGAAAACCGGAGACTCGGCATACTGTACGAACAACGTCGAACATCCCGTCGATGAGAGCGAGGCTGTCCGGCCCGCAACGAAGTTCTCTACGAAGGCGGCCCGGATACGCTTCGACAGCGAAGAACTCGAACACGGCTTCGCTCACGGCCTCCGAGTCGCACTCCAGTACATCGGCGGCGTTAGCGTCAGGCAGGTTCCAGAATCCATCGAGGACGAAGGAACACTAGTCTACGATTCCGACGAAGGCGGAAGCGGCATCACCGTGCTGCTAACTCAAGATGACGGAGAGAAATTCGAACGCGCCGTCGAACTCATGCGTGAGGCGTTTTCACCGGACGAGTCGAAGTGTAACTGCGAGAACGGATGTCCGTTCTGCCTCTACCAGTATGGGTGTGTAGAGCAGAACGACCCCGAATCGTTTGCAAAGGACGAACTGCTAGACCTGCTATCTCACGAGCTTCACCTCGAACCGAGGAACGATGAGTAA
- a CDS encoding DUF6884 domain-containing protein: MRFYVPEWDDAVDSHYDFRHDELSTLDRQERDLDYIWDIFERDTTPIDGVLISREQVEETTRKANRLAEYGVYDDPVLSVPEWLPTISDCGAWGYKSLPFPPYGNAEMLDFYETLEVTVGVTIDHLVLGSGKDKGRLYLDERAFHTDFKKSDIPDALTDVVDLMVDEWPNEWPTYVEEYEPTICTQSKKEVEAFAPEDFQGDVDTVLARLARDPRAVYREDDAAFRYELTLRNAQEMYDLYHRGNYPFRLMVAIQGWNPETYIEATEEVLDIGYDYLGIGGVAGSPIHDVRQIVKGVGKSVKEFERENNTRIDSHVFGFAKSEGFETVGRSGMTSFDSASMLRSAWTGGQNYRLDNNERYDAIRVRYPSNRDSLAEAVEKSLRGRETLVALRAFDSEEPIVDALYEWQKKAEKVLPATREYLREHRHDEQYDASLLQEVETAFRDDFEYARELQASFSDNLRGKLVKLLRKDDPEDPVSFEEYSDLLTVAQQEFEPFPRMTTILENDDPETTYDAIWTVVRDYATWIGDEDLLEEYQRTLQNRPWEKCDCSICTENSIEVCIFRGNDRNRRRGFHNTRRFYDEFTDELPKILIGTRGTASLNGYETIEDYLRAEHPDFWQQVHDLPVAEVGVLDAGGVREWWDKTPTGVSLARSRMAENLGQQAERYQKVFLHTPDGEIDEHIVDAVEESNCTIQTFQDPSKLRQNALEACGENYIAGDDFLPHPPKINVQDGLDILVIDQCSGSKDIPEGAPVFDDKETLQFSREELLERDNVPAINAKDLYTGRQQEFVKEAVRRLKGEGHDVERYFISAGFGLVSEDEPLPPYEVTFSSMGVADIRERSKQLSIQADLEQVLNESDYDVVFFTLGKDYYTSIDIDNMVQDVRSDRIGVVFNRELVDDQFDNIVSVPARTEDAKNHGTIVVGLKGHYMKNFAHRIDSVESLEPEAIEGLCRRVEEEPTQMAFEKY, from the coding sequence GTGAGATTTTACGTTCCTGAGTGGGACGACGCGGTCGATTCCCACTACGATTTCCGACACGACGAACTCTCTACTCTCGACCGTCAGGAGCGGGATCTAGATTACATCTGGGACATTTTCGAGCGCGACACAACCCCGATCGATGGCGTGCTAATTTCGCGTGAACAAGTCGAAGAGACGACTCGCAAAGCAAATCGTCTCGCCGAGTACGGGGTCTACGATGACCCGGTGTTGTCCGTTCCAGAATGGCTTCCTACGATCAGCGACTGCGGCGCGTGGGGCTACAAGTCACTCCCGTTCCCTCCGTACGGGAACGCCGAGATGCTCGACTTCTACGAAACGCTGGAGGTCACAGTCGGCGTTACTATCGATCACCTCGTTTTGGGCTCGGGGAAAGACAAGGGTCGTCTGTACCTCGACGAACGCGCCTTCCATACCGATTTCAAGAAGAGTGACATCCCAGACGCACTGACTGACGTCGTCGATTTGATGGTCGACGAGTGGCCCAACGAATGGCCTACTTACGTCGAGGAGTACGAACCGACCATCTGTACTCAATCGAAGAAGGAGGTCGAGGCCTTTGCTCCAGAAGACTTCCAGGGTGACGTCGATACGGTACTTGCGCGATTGGCTCGCGATCCCAGAGCGGTGTACCGAGAGGACGACGCAGCATTCCGCTACGAGCTTACTCTCCGGAACGCTCAGGAGATGTACGACCTGTACCACCGAGGTAACTACCCGTTCCGGCTAATGGTAGCGATCCAGGGCTGGAACCCCGAGACGTATATCGAGGCCACGGAAGAAGTGCTCGACATTGGATACGATTATCTCGGTATCGGTGGCGTCGCTGGCAGTCCCATCCATGACGTCAGGCAAATCGTGAAGGGCGTCGGAAAGTCTGTAAAGGAGTTTGAACGCGAGAATAACACTCGCATTGACTCGCACGTCTTCGGGTTTGCGAAGAGCGAAGGATTCGAGACGGTCGGTCGATCGGGGATGACCAGTTTCGATAGTGCGAGTATGCTCCGTTCGGCATGGACAGGAGGGCAGAATTACCGGCTTGACAACAACGAGCGATACGACGCGATTCGGGTGCGTTACCCATCTAACCGCGATTCTCTTGCAGAGGCCGTGGAGAAGTCCCTTCGAGGCCGCGAGACGCTAGTTGCGTTGAGAGCCTTCGATTCTGAGGAACCCATCGTTGACGCGCTCTATGAGTGGCAAAAGAAAGCAGAAAAGGTCCTTCCAGCCACTCGAGAATATCTGCGTGAACACCGTCACGACGAGCAATACGACGCTTCGCTACTCCAAGAAGTCGAAACCGCTTTTAGAGACGATTTCGAGTACGCCCGAGAGCTACAAGCGAGTTTCAGCGACAATCTTCGAGGAAAGCTGGTCAAGCTTCTTCGGAAAGACGATCCCGAGGACCCGGTTAGCTTCGAAGAGTATTCTGATCTACTAACCGTCGCACAGCAGGAGTTCGAGCCTTTCCCGCGTATGACTACCATCCTTGAAAACGACGATCCTGAAACTACTTATGACGCGATTTGGACCGTCGTTCGCGATTACGCGACGTGGATCGGCGACGAAGACCTCTTAGAAGAGTACCAGCGTACACTGCAAAACCGACCTTGGGAGAAGTGCGATTGCTCGATCTGTACCGAGAACAGTATTGAGGTCTGTATCTTCCGTGGTAACGACCGCAACCGTCGACGTGGATTCCATAACACCCGACGGTTCTACGACGAATTCACCGACGAGCTACCGAAAATCCTCATCGGAACTCGAGGTACGGCATCTCTGAACGGCTACGAAACTATCGAGGACTACCTTCGAGCCGAGCATCCTGACTTCTGGCAGCAGGTGCATGATCTCCCAGTTGCCGAAGTTGGCGTTTTGGACGCCGGCGGTGTACGAGAGTGGTGGGACAAGACCCCCACCGGCGTTTCGCTTGCCCGGAGTCGCATGGCTGAAAACCTTGGTCAGCAAGCAGAGCGATACCAGAAGGTGTTCCTCCACACACCTGACGGAGAAATCGACGAGCACATCGTAGATGCCGTGGAGGAAAGTAACTGCACAATCCAGACGTTCCAAGATCCATCGAAACTGCGCCAGAATGCTTTGGAAGCGTGCGGAGAGAATTACATAGCTGGGGATGACTTCCTGCCTCACCCACCCAAAATCAACGTCCAGGATGGGCTCGACATTTTGGTTATCGACCAATGTTCTGGCTCGAAGGACATCCCCGAAGGTGCACCCGTCTTCGATGATAAAGAGACGCTCCAATTCTCGAGAGAAGAGCTCTTGGAGCGCGATAATGTTCCTGCAATCAACGCCAAGGATCTCTACACGGGCCGACAGCAGGAGTTCGTGAAGGAAGCGGTTAGACGGCTCAAAGGAGAAGGTCACGATGTCGAGCGGTACTTCATAAGTGCAGGCTTCGGCCTCGTTTCCGAGGACGAACCGTTGCCGCCATACGAAGTGACGTTCAGCTCGATGGGCGTTGCCGACATCAGGGAGCGATCTAAACAACTCAGCATTCAGGCCGACTTAGAGCAGGTGCTGAACGAGTCAGACTACGATGTAGTCTTCTTCACTCTCGGGAAGGATTACTACACCAGCATTGACATCGATAATATGGTCCAGGACGTTCGTTCTGATCGTATTGGAGTCGTCTTCAACCGGGAACTCGTCGACGACCAGTTCGATAATATCGTGTCAGTGCCTGCCCGCACAGAAGACGCGAAAAACCACGGCACAATCGTAGTAGGGTTGAAAGGACACTATATGAAGAATTTCGCACACCGTATAGACAGTGTCGAATCACTGGAACCTGAAGCGATTGAGGGCCTCTGTCGTCGTGTAGAAGAGGAACCTACTCAGATGGCCTTCGAGAAGTATTAG
- a CDS encoding DUF5797 family protein yields the protein MPNPYNVLGITKNANEVVVEAAYRALVKEHHPDQGGSKERFQEIRDAYKQIQNGDPTAGTADGTSTFSGFARGLAALGTPVSVASIEGTLADDLTVEKGPLRVSLIGLFRTDIEPLAWPHEIDSIQTEDRFLCVTRIENTSEYVQKWNGLSKTKFVGSDGQTYSPTHDLASTETDIPPSVDQRDTQLSPQFSTNYSKLEPKSWTLGITVAPNLPGQVDIQRVSYTHSVFEGHQTDGVVKEKIRYEFSITPERQQQMLSLIAQELMDEVPEETPLQALASVEDTPASTQTTEDDSQSTQSGSESQQVPAPMTDDSGSVSAGSSARRELSEQEQERVADIVRLAPTSNGELASSWGLETGKEAWEYLSQHLEDYYHRNKNSRIEPTEEAVQIVE from the coding sequence ATGCCCAACCCGTACAATGTCCTCGGAATAACAAAAAATGCAAATGAGGTAGTTGTTGAAGCTGCATATCGAGCGCTGGTAAAGGAACACCATCCAGATCAGGGTGGAAGCAAGGAGCGTTTCCAAGAGATTCGGGATGCGTACAAGCAGATACAGAACGGTGACCCAACTGCTGGTACTGCGGACGGTACAAGTACGTTCAGTGGGTTTGCTCGTGGACTCGCGGCGCTCGGTACACCCGTTAGCGTAGCGTCGATAGAGGGCACGCTTGCAGATGACTTGACAGTCGAGAAGGGCCCGCTGCGCGTGTCTCTTATCGGACTGTTCCGAACCGACATCGAACCACTCGCTTGGCCTCATGAGATTGATTCTATCCAGACTGAGGACCGGTTTCTCTGTGTAACTCGCATCGAGAACACTTCCGAGTACGTGCAAAAGTGGAACGGACTCAGTAAAACGAAATTCGTCGGGAGTGACGGGCAAACGTATTCACCGACTCATGATTTAGCATCGACAGAAACAGATATTCCGCCCAGTGTAGACCAACGTGATACGCAGCTATCTCCACAGTTCTCCACCAACTACAGTAAACTTGAACCGAAATCATGGACGCTTGGGATAACGGTCGCACCGAACCTCCCCGGGCAGGTGGATATTCAGCGGGTGTCTTATACTCATAGTGTATTTGAGGGGCATCAGACCGATGGGGTTGTGAAGGAAAAGATTCGATATGAGTTCTCGATCACTCCGGAGAGGCAGCAGCAGATGCTTTCGCTTATCGCGCAGGAATTGATGGACGAAGTCCCAGAAGAAACACCGTTGCAAGCGCTCGCGTCTGTGGAAGACACCCCGGCTTCGACGCAGACTACGGAGGACGATTCACAATCTACGCAGAGTGGTTCTGAGTCGCAGCAGGTACCGGCACCAATGACAGATGACTCTGGTTCGGTGAGTGCTGGTTCTTCGGCGAGACGTGAGCTCTCGGAGCAGGAACAGGAACGAGTGGCAGATATTGTTCGCTTGGCGCCAACATCGAATGGGGAACTTGCTTCTTCTTGGGGTCTCGAGACAGGAAAAGAGGCATGGGAGTACCTTTCTCAGCATCTGGAGGACTACTACCATCGGAACAAAAATAGTCGTATTGAGCCGACGGAAGAGGCAGTTCAGATAGTTGAATAA
- a CDS encoding DUF7344 domain-containing protein, protein MAAKSDVDTRPASVHKLLGNERRNLLIRYLSLFEENASVTVRHIARVIRGIETGTPPTQVSTGDYESAYNGLIQTHLPKLSAKGLIEYDESAKEVVVTPRLQRYASISVLAQLAISV, encoded by the coding sequence ATGGCAGCTAAGAGTGACGTCGACACCCGACCGGCTTCGGTTCACAAACTCCTCGGCAACGAACGGCGTAACCTGCTCATTCGGTACCTCTCTCTGTTCGAGGAGAACGCCTCTGTAACAGTCCGTCACATCGCGAGGGTCATTCGAGGGATAGAGACCGGAACTCCGCCCACTCAGGTCAGTACAGGCGATTACGAATCAGCCTACAACGGACTGATCCAAACGCACCTCCCGAAACTCAGCGCGAAGGGCTTGATTGAGTACGATGAATCAGCGAAGGAGGTAGTGGTAACCCCCCGTCTCCAGAGGTACGCATCGATCTCTGTGCTCGCTCAACTTGCCATCTCGGTCTAA